In Stieleria varia, one genomic interval encodes:
- a CDS encoding arylsulfatase B: MLRTVLSFSCLLLLAQCGHSFAQSASDSNAPPNIVFMLSDDMGWAEPGFNGGDPALTPNMDALARQGVRMTQFYTHSVCAPTRAAFMTGRYAFRTWSDWRSEDFGKPSYLAKLNLTLAKNQRGEETRRIHALDTNERTVAEILRDAGYFTAITGKWHCGEWLPEHLPMGQGFQHQYGHYAWGIDYNNYTIPHNAPARFAVYDWHRNQQPIQEQGYTTDLIANEVVRLISQQSETRPFFMYVPFNAVHGPIEVVPRYTDQYPPRQAALKCLDDAIGRIVGAVDQHGFADNTLVIFANDNGGLTEELNRPYRGTKNTTFEGGVRVPCVMRWPGKITPGSTNDAMMHIVDLLPTFANIASAKVDGPFPIDGLDQTATILESADSPRSEIIYEVAGSVRLPTLRSGDFKLMGDMLFNIADDPQEKTDIAAKHPDIVKRLTERLNALAKERPPLGEKTLLMDPPLPYVYGQAENANAPQWLIDSVEAVRKTQPQSWAAGETPWPQAPQGATMTYTGDGR, encoded by the coding sequence ATGCTTCGCACCGTTCTCTCATTCAGTTGTTTGTTGTTGCTCGCCCAATGCGGCCATTCATTCGCCCAATCCGCCTCCGACAGCAACGCTCCGCCCAATATCGTCTTCATGCTCAGCGATGACATGGGGTGGGCCGAACCGGGATTCAACGGTGGCGACCCGGCGTTGACGCCGAACATGGATGCGTTGGCCCGTCAAGGCGTTCGCATGACGCAGTTCTACACGCACTCGGTGTGTGCCCCGACGCGAGCCGCATTCATGACCGGACGATATGCGTTCCGCACGTGGTCGGATTGGCGGAGCGAAGACTTCGGCAAACCGAGTTACTTGGCAAAACTAAACCTGACGCTTGCCAAGAACCAACGCGGCGAAGAAACACGCCGCATCCACGCCTTGGACACCAACGAACGAACGGTCGCGGAGATCCTCCGTGATGCGGGTTACTTCACCGCCATCACCGGTAAATGGCACTGCGGAGAATGGTTGCCCGAGCATCTGCCGATGGGGCAAGGATTCCAGCATCAGTACGGGCATTATGCTTGGGGCATCGACTACAACAACTACACGATCCCGCACAATGCGCCCGCACGATTTGCGGTGTACGACTGGCATCGCAATCAACAGCCGATCCAGGAACAAGGCTACACGACGGACTTGATCGCCAACGAAGTCGTCCGGTTGATTTCACAGCAGAGCGAGACGCGGCCGTTTTTCATGTACGTCCCATTCAACGCAGTCCACGGGCCGATCGAAGTGGTCCCGCGGTACACGGACCAGTATCCCCCACGACAAGCTGCGTTGAAGTGTCTTGATGATGCGATCGGTCGCATAGTTGGTGCGGTGGATCAACATGGTTTTGCCGACAACACGCTGGTGATCTTTGCCAACGACAACGGTGGACTGACCGAGGAACTCAATCGTCCCTACCGCGGAACCAAAAACACCACCTTCGAAGGCGGCGTGCGAGTTCCCTGTGTGATGCGTTGGCCGGGAAAAATCACACCGGGATCGACCAACGATGCGATGATGCACATCGTCGACTTGCTCCCCACGTTTGCGAACATTGCCAGTGCCAAAGTCGATGGCCCGTTTCCGATCGACGGACTTGATCAGACCGCGACGATTCTCGAATCGGCCGACAGCCCGCGATCAGAAATCATTTACGAAGTCGCCGGCAGCGTTCGATTGCCCACCCTGCGTAGCGGCGATTTTAAACTGATGGGTGACATGCTGTTCAACATCGCCGACGATCCGCAGGAAAAGACAGACATAGCCGCCAAACACCCCGACATTGTCAAACGGCTGACTGAGCGATTGAACGCGTTGGCCAAGGAACGACCTCCGTTGGGCGAAAAGACTTTGTTGATGGACCCGCCCCTGCCGTATGTGTATGGACAAGCGGAAAACGCAAACGCGCCTCAATGGCTGATCGATTCGGTCGAGGCGGTCCGCAAAACACAACCACAGTCATGGGCAGCGGGAGAAACGCCATGGCCGCAAGCACCCCAGGGAGCCACCATGACCTACACCGGTGACGGACGCTGA
- a CDS encoding CAP domain-containing protein, translating into MRSFALFAAAALVFATTVAENSQAQNAYPVATTSYVCAKCGKVHSRPAPSATMQPGPVVAQTQYVQNAYPSSTQVSAPSGGGTQSVLATLNAQRSRQGLPSLRYDGQLQAVAQQRAQMMASTGTKTHPPGSFAPGRYEGVGWSSSFTPGGVYACYTSDPNMTVAGAAMAYGRDGVYFAVVYR; encoded by the coding sequence GTGCGTTCATTTGCTTTGTTTGCTGCGGCAGCCTTGGTTTTCGCAACCACCGTGGCCGAAAACTCACAAGCTCAAAACGCTTATCCCGTTGCCACCACGTCGTACGTGTGTGCCAAATGCGGGAAAGTCCACTCACGGCCGGCCCCGTCTGCAACGATGCAGCCAGGCCCCGTCGTGGCACAGACTCAGTATGTCCAAAACGCCTACCCTTCCTCGACGCAGGTTTCCGCACCAAGTGGTGGTGGAACCCAGAGTGTTTTGGCCACGCTCAACGCACAACGATCTCGACAAGGATTGCCGAGCCTGCGATACGACGGGCAGCTGCAAGCAGTTGCGCAGCAACGCGCCCAAATGATGGCATCCACCGGAACGAAAACGCATCCGCCGGGATCGTTTGCGCCGGGTCGCTACGAGGGCGTGGGCTGGTCCAGCTCATTTACCCCCGGTGGAGTGTACGCGTGCTACACGAGCGATCCCAACATGACGGTAGCCGGCGCCGCGATGGCGTATGGTCGCGATGGCGTCTATTTCGCTGTGGTGTATCGCTAA